Proteins encoded in a region of the Mycolicibacterium duvalii genome:
- a CDS encoding NAD(P)/FAD-dependent oxidoreductase — protein MTENNTPPKVVVIGGGYSGTLAANRLRMRGDWPMPDVTLLNARPAFVERIRLHQVAAGEYDAAVDYRTLLSEGVRLVVDTATRIDWRARAVHLASGPALDYDYLVYAVGSTAAAPPSVPGVGEFAYPVAELEHAQRLRERLDTLGPDAPVTVVGGGLTGIEVAAELAEQGRHVTLVCGGQLGPALSERGRRSVGRALARLGVVVLAADTVVAVRPDAVVFADGAVRPTAVTVWAAGFAVPQLAAASGLSTDTIGRLRTDETLTSVDDCRIVAAGDCAAPSTGPLRMCCASASQLGPQAADTVLRRIAGTQPVAARSRFLGNSCTSVGRRGGILQFGRSDETPLNLYLGGRLAAAFKEAVCKGTLWGLRQQARRPESADWVTAGSS, from the coding sequence ATGACCGAGAACAACACCCCTCCCAAGGTCGTCGTCATCGGCGGCGGCTATTCCGGAACTCTGGCGGCCAATCGACTGCGGATGCGCGGCGACTGGCCGATGCCCGACGTCACGCTGCTCAACGCCCGCCCCGCATTCGTCGAGCGGATCCGGCTGCACCAGGTGGCGGCCGGCGAATATGACGCCGCCGTCGACTACCGGACCCTGCTGAGCGAGGGCGTCCGACTGGTCGTCGACACCGCGACGCGCATCGACTGGCGGGCGCGCGCGGTGCACCTGGCGTCGGGCCCTGCCCTGGATTACGACTATCTCGTCTATGCGGTCGGCAGTACCGCAGCGGCACCGCCGTCGGTGCCCGGCGTCGGTGAATTCGCTTACCCGGTCGCGGAACTGGAGCACGCGCAGCGGCTGCGCGAGCGGCTCGACACGCTGGGTCCGGACGCACCGGTGACCGTCGTCGGCGGCGGGCTGACCGGCATCGAGGTCGCTGCCGAGCTGGCCGAGCAGGGCCGTCACGTGACGTTGGTGTGCGGTGGGCAACTCGGCCCGGCATTGTCGGAGCGCGGGCGACGCTCGGTCGGTAGGGCGTTGGCGCGGCTCGGCGTGGTGGTGCTCGCCGCTGACACAGTCGTCGCGGTCCGTCCCGACGCGGTGGTGTTCGCCGATGGAGCCGTACGTCCGACCGCCGTCACCGTGTGGGCCGCCGGCTTCGCGGTCCCCCAACTGGCCGCGGCCAGCGGATTGTCCACCGACACTATCGGTCGCCTCCGCACAGATGAGACCCTGACCAGCGTGGACGATTGCCGCATCGTCGCGGCCGGTGACTGCGCCGCGCCGTCGACCGGGCCGCTGCGCATGTGTTGCGCATCGGCGTCGCAACTGGGCCCGCAGGCCGCCGACACCGTGTTGCGGCGGATCGCGGGGACCCAACCGGTAGCGGCGAGGAGCAGGTTCCTCGGCAACTCGTGCACCAGTGTGGGCCGCCGCGGCGGCATCCTGCAGTTCGGTCGCAGCGACGAGACCCCACTCAATCTGTACCTCGGCGGTCGTCTCGCGGCGGCGTTCAAAGAAGCGGTGTGCAAGGGCACGCTCTGGGGGCTGCGTCAGCAGGCCCGCAGGCCCGAGTCCGCCGACTGGGTCACCGCGGGCAGCTCGTGA
- the sigJ gene encoding RNA polymerase sigma factor SigJ — protein MTSPQDPRAEHFTYLRPLLFTIAYEILGSATESDDVLQDSYLRWADVDLSTVRDSKSYLSQLVTREALNALRARTRRREQYVGPWLPEPLQLDDTDAASDVVLAESVSIAMLVVLETLTPDERAVFVLREVFDFDHDEIAGAVGKSVAAVRQLAHRARGHVHARRRRFGPADGAWTTQVTDQFLRAARTGEVEGLVSMLAPDVTFTADSGGKATAARRPIVGDRKVAALLRKFFHFVGHTPDARLEVTTCNFMPALAIHRGNAFEGLLLIECDGHITNLYGVRNPDKLTAFSVPRTLSRQ, from the coding sequence GTGACGTCCCCGCAGGACCCACGTGCCGAGCACTTCACCTACCTGCGGCCGCTGCTGTTCACGATCGCCTACGAGATCCTCGGATCGGCAACAGAATCCGACGACGTGCTGCAGGACAGCTATCTGCGCTGGGCCGACGTGGACCTGTCGACGGTGCGTGACAGCAAGTCCTATCTGTCGCAGCTGGTGACCCGCGAGGCACTCAATGCGTTGCGCGCCCGAACCCGGCGCCGCGAGCAGTACGTGGGCCCATGGCTGCCCGAGCCGTTGCAGCTCGACGACACGGACGCCGCGAGCGACGTGGTGTTGGCCGAGTCGGTGTCGATCGCGATGCTGGTGGTTTTGGAGACGCTGACGCCCGACGAGCGCGCGGTGTTCGTGTTGCGCGAGGTCTTCGACTTCGACCACGATGAGATCGCCGGTGCGGTGGGCAAGTCCGTGGCGGCGGTGCGCCAACTGGCCCACCGCGCCCGGGGACATGTGCACGCGCGACGCCGACGCTTCGGACCCGCCGACGGCGCGTGGACCACCCAGGTCACCGACCAGTTCCTGCGCGCCGCGCGGACCGGCGAGGTGGAGGGTTTGGTCTCGATGCTGGCACCCGACGTCACGTTCACCGCCGACAGCGGCGGCAAGGCCACCGCAGCGCGCCGGCCGATCGTCGGTGACCGGAAGGTGGCGGCGCTGTTGCGGAAGTTCTTCCATTTCGTCGGCCATACGCCCGACGCCCGTCTCGAGGTCACGACATGCAACTTTATGCCCGCGCTCGCCATTCATCGCGGTAACGCGTTCGAGGGTCTTCTCCTGATCGAGTGCGACGGGCACATCACCAACCTCTACGGCGTGCGCAATCCGGACAAGCTGACCGCATTCTCGGTTCCGCGCACCCTCAGTCGGCAGTGA
- a CDS encoding RNA polymerase sigma-70 factor, with protein MSLPRDDEHAERFTHLRPLLFTIAYEILGSATESDDVLQDSYLRWAEVDLSTVADTKAYLARLVTRQSLNALRAQSRRREEYVGPWLPEPLLTDHDPSADVLLAESVSMAMLVVLETLSPDERAVFVLREVFGFGYDEIGSTIGKSSAAVRQLAHRAREHVQARRRRFEPVDAKVSTEITTQFFTAAATGDLDGLLAMLAPDVVWTADSDGKVSAARRPVAGADRVARLVMGFVRLAGDQGRVQPAIYNSAPALVLYLGESLEGVVTFEVLDGKITNFYAMRNPDKLASVTVPRTIGR; from the coding sequence ATGAGCCTGCCGCGCGACGACGAACACGCTGAGCGGTTCACCCATCTGCGTCCTCTGCTGTTCACGATCGCCTACGAAATCCTGGGCAGCGCGACTGAATCCGACGATGTGTTGCAGGACAGCTACCTGCGCTGGGCCGAGGTGGATCTGTCGACGGTCGCCGACACCAAGGCCTACCTGGCCCGGCTGGTCACCCGCCAGTCCCTCAACGCGCTACGCGCACAGTCGCGCCGGCGGGAGGAGTACGTCGGGCCGTGGCTGCCCGAACCATTGCTCACCGACCACGACCCGTCGGCCGATGTGCTGCTGGCGGAGTCGGTGTCGATGGCGATGCTGGTGGTGCTCGAGACGCTGAGCCCGGACGAGCGAGCGGTGTTCGTGTTGCGAGAGGTGTTCGGATTCGGCTACGACGAGATCGGGTCGACCATCGGCAAGTCCAGCGCCGCGGTCCGCCAGCTCGCCCACCGTGCCCGCGAACACGTCCAGGCGCGCCGCAGACGGTTCGAGCCCGTGGACGCGAAGGTCTCCACCGAGATCACCACGCAGTTCTTCACCGCGGCCGCGACCGGCGACCTGGACGGCCTGCTCGCGATGCTGGCGCCCGATGTGGTGTGGACCGCCGACAGCGACGGCAAGGTCTCCGCGGCGCGTCGACCCGTCGCGGGGGCCGACCGCGTCGCGCGGCTCGTCATGGGCTTCGTGCGGCTGGCCGGCGACCAGGGTCGGGTGCAGCCGGCGATCTACAACAGCGCCCCGGCGCTGGTGCTCTACCTCGGGGAGAGCCTGGAGGGCGTGGTCACCTTCGAGGTGCTCGACGGCAAGATCACCAACTTCTACGCGATGCGCAACCC
- a CDS encoding NAD(P)/FAD-dependent oxidoreductase, translating to MNHQPRVVVVGGGYAGVMAANRLAPHADVTLVNPRRQFVERIRLHQLAAGNDDAVADFGTVLHPAVTLVVDTATAIDAPNRRVELASGDAVAYDYLLYAIGSTGAVAQSLPGGEFVYPISELEQAQRLRARLDDVADTAPMVVVGGGLTGIEAAAEFAGAGREVTLVATAVGPSLSAPGRRSVVRQLRKLGVRMIEQTVASVSDDHVTLADGRRLPSAVTVWTAGFGVPGLAAASGLTTDALGRLVTDETLTSVDDDHIVAAGDAAAPSALPYRMSCQASLPLGAHAAETVLARIAGTRPAEASVPMSAQCISVGRRGGTLQIQRKDDTPLPLYIGGRAGALIKEQVCRYTLKWLAAEAEQPGTYALRPGPDRAGQVAAAVS from the coding sequence ATGAACCACCAGCCCCGCGTCGTCGTCGTCGGCGGCGGTTATGCCGGCGTGATGGCCGCCAACCGGCTCGCCCCGCACGCGGACGTCACCCTGGTCAATCCCCGCCGGCAGTTCGTCGAACGAATCCGGCTGCACCAGTTGGCGGCGGGCAACGACGACGCCGTCGCCGACTTCGGGACCGTCCTGCACCCGGCCGTCACCCTGGTGGTCGACACGGCCACCGCGATCGACGCGCCCAACCGGCGGGTCGAGCTGGCCTCCGGCGACGCTGTCGCCTACGACTACCTGCTGTACGCGATCGGCAGCACCGGCGCGGTGGCCCAGTCGCTCCCGGGCGGTGAATTCGTCTATCCGATCAGTGAATTGGAGCAGGCGCAGCGGCTGCGGGCGCGGCTGGACGACGTCGCCGACACCGCGCCGATGGTGGTGGTGGGCGGTGGCTTGACCGGCATCGAGGCCGCCGCGGAGTTCGCCGGGGCAGGGCGCGAGGTCACCCTCGTCGCCACCGCGGTCGGCCCGTCGCTGAGCGCACCGGGCCGGCGTTCGGTAGTCAGGCAACTGCGCAAGCTCGGTGTCCGGATGATCGAACAGACCGTCGCATCGGTGAGCGACGACCACGTGACGCTGGCCGACGGCCGCCGCCTGCCCAGTGCCGTGACCGTGTGGACCGCGGGCTTCGGCGTGCCGGGGCTGGCGGCCGCAAGCGGCCTGACCACCGATGCGCTCGGCCGACTCGTCACCGACGAGACGTTGACCAGTGTCGATGACGACCACATCGTCGCTGCCGGCGACGCCGCCGCCCCGTCGGCACTGCCGTACCGGATGAGCTGCCAGGCCAGTCTGCCGCTGGGGGCGCACGCCGCCGAGACCGTGCTGGCCCGTATCGCCGGAACGCGGCCGGCCGAGGCCTCGGTGCCCATGTCGGCACAGTGCATCAGCGTGGGCCGGCGCGGCGGCACCCTGCAGATCCAGCGCAAGGACGACACCCCGCTGCCGCTCTACATCGGCGGCCGCGCCGGGGCGCTGATCAAGGAACAGGTGTGCCGGTACACGCTGAAATGGCTGGCTGCCGAGGCCGAACAGCCGGGCACCTACGCGCTGCGGCCCGGACCGGACCGGGCCGGGCAGGTCGCGGCGGCCGTCTCATGA